A DNA window from Paramormyrops kingsleyae isolate MSU_618 chromosome 10, PKINGS_0.4, whole genome shotgun sequence contains the following coding sequences:
- the slc25a48 gene encoding solute carrier family 25 member 48 isoform X2, giving the protein MSSFHVDDFIAGWIGGASSVIVGHPLDTVKTRLQAGKGYRNTLHCILTIYQKESIYGFFKGLSFPLASITLYNSMVFGFFSNAQRLLSQLRHGDARRPCGMLDLALASMMTGLVSVGVGGPVDLVKIRLQMQSQPLLAGDVSVRGVELQGTRLYRGPLHCIGSILQTEGVLGLYRGAGAMILRDVPGYTLYFIPYILLCDWLTPEGSTSPHPCFIWLAGGLAGSVSWVTATPTDVIKSRLQADVLHQRKYEGILHCINHSYKTEGLHVFFRGATVNAIRGFPMSATMFLGYELSLKFIRGL; this is encoded by the exons ATGAGTAGCTTTCATGTAGATGATTTTATAGCAGGGTGGATAGGTG gtGCATCTAGCGTTATTGTTGGACACCCACTTGACACAGTAAAG ACACGTTTACAAGCTGGAAAGGGATACAGAAATACCCTCCACTGTATTCTCACGATCTACCAGAAGGAAAGC ATTTATGGCTTCTTCAAAGGACTCTCCTTCCCCCTGGCCAGCATCACGCTCTACAACTCGATGGTGTTCGGCTTCTTCAGCAATGCGCAGCGGCTCCTCAGCCAGCTTCGCCATGGCGACGCCAGGCGGCCCTGTGGCATGCTGGACCTGGCGCTCGCCAGCATGATGACGGGTCTGGTTTCCGTGGGCGTCGGGGGCCCCGTGGACCTCGTGAAGATCCGGTTGCAGATGCAGTCCCAGCCGCTCCTGGCAG GAGACGTCTCAGTCCGTGGGGTGGAGCTGCAGGGAACACGGCTGTACCGGGGTCCCCTGCACTGCATCGGCAGCATTCTGCAGACAGAAGGCGTGCTGGGGCTGTACCGGGGGGCTGGGGCCATGATCCTGCGTGACGTGCCTGGATACACCCTCTACTTCATCCCCTACATCCtgctctgtgattggttgacCCCTGAAGGCAGCACCTCCCCTCACCCGTGTTTCATTTGGCTCGCCGGAGGATTGGCAG GCTCTGTATCCTGGGTTACAGCCACGCCCACTGATGTGATTAAGAGCCGACTGCAGGCCGACGTCCTTCACCAGCGGAAATATGAAGGGATTCTTCACTGCATCAACCACAGCTACAAGACAGAGGGGCTACAC GTCTTCTTCCGGGGGGCCACCGTGAACGCCATCCGCGGCTTCCCCATGAGCGCTACCATGTTCCTGGGCTATGAGCTCTCGCTGAAATTCATCCGGGGCCTGTAG
- the slc25a48 gene encoding solute carrier family 25 member 48 isoform X1 translates to MSSFHVDDFIAGWIGGASSVIVGHPLDTVKTRLQAGKGYRNTLHCILTIYQKESIYGFFKGLSFPLASITLYNSMVFGFFSNAQRLLSQLRHGDARRPCGMLDLALASMMTGLVSVGVGGPVDLVKIRLQMQSQPLLAESLHLAGDVSVRGVELQGTRLYRGPLHCIGSILQTEGVLGLYRGAGAMILRDVPGYTLYFIPYILLCDWLTPEGSTSPHPCFIWLAGGLAGSVSWVTATPTDVIKSRLQADVLHQRKYEGILHCINHSYKTEGLHVFFRGATVNAIRGFPMSATMFLGYELSLKFIRGL, encoded by the exons ATGAGTAGCTTTCATGTAGATGATTTTATAGCAGGGTGGATAGGTG gtGCATCTAGCGTTATTGTTGGACACCCACTTGACACAGTAAAG ACACGTTTACAAGCTGGAAAGGGATACAGAAATACCCTCCACTGTATTCTCACGATCTACCAGAAGGAAAGC ATTTATGGCTTCTTCAAAGGACTCTCCTTCCCCCTGGCCAGCATCACGCTCTACAACTCGATGGTGTTCGGCTTCTTCAGCAATGCGCAGCGGCTCCTCAGCCAGCTTCGCCATGGCGACGCCAGGCGGCCCTGTGGCATGCTGGACCTGGCGCTCGCCAGCATGATGACGGGTCTGGTTTCCGTGGGCGTCGGGGGCCCCGTGGACCTCGTGAAGATCCGGTTGCAGATGCAGTCCCAGCCGCTCCTGGCAG AGAGCCTCCACTTGGCAGGAGACGTCTCAGTCCGTGGGGTGGAGCTGCAGGGAACACGGCTGTACCGGGGTCCCCTGCACTGCATCGGCAGCATTCTGCAGACAGAAGGCGTGCTGGGGCTGTACCGGGGGGCTGGGGCCATGATCCTGCGTGACGTGCCTGGATACACCCTCTACTTCATCCCCTACATCCtgctctgtgattggttgacCCCTGAAGGCAGCACCTCCCCTCACCCGTGTTTCATTTGGCTCGCCGGAGGATTGGCAG GCTCTGTATCCTGGGTTACAGCCACGCCCACTGATGTGATTAAGAGCCGACTGCAGGCCGACGTCCTTCACCAGCGGAAATATGAAGGGATTCTTCACTGCATCAACCACAGCTACAAGACAGAGGGGCTACAC GTCTTCTTCCGGGGGGCCACCGTGAACGCCATCCGCGGCTTCCCCATGAGCGCTACCATGTTCCTGGGCTATGAGCTCTCGCTGAAATTCATCCGGGGCCTGTAG